In one Thioclava sp. ES.031 genomic region, the following are encoded:
- a CDS encoding TAXI family TRAP transporter solute-binding subunit, producing MKKFFKLGAIAAVAGALLAPAANAADETFITIGTGGVTGVYYPTGGAICRLMNKSHKETGVRCSVESTGGSVYNINTIRSGELDFGIAQSDWQYHAYKGDSKFSDQGPFKKLRAVFSIHPEPFTVVARADSGIKNFADLKGKRVNIGNPGSGQRGTMEVLMDAMGWKTSDFALATELKAAEQSKALCDNQIDAMVYTVGHPSGSIQEATTSCDATLVNVTGDAVDKLVADNPYYAKATIPGGMYRGNPDDTQTFGVRATLVTSADEPDDVVYALVKSVFDNFDEFKKLHPAFAHLTPEEMVTKGISAPIHPGALKYYKEQGWIK from the coding sequence ATGAAAAAGTTCTTCAAACTCGGGGCCATCGCGGCCGTCGCTGGCGCGCTGCTCGCGCCCGCGGCGAACGCAGCCGACGAGACCTTCATCACCATCGGGACCGGCGGTGTGACCGGCGTTTACTACCCGACCGGTGGCGCGATCTGCCGCCTGATGAACAAGAGCCACAAAGAAACCGGCGTGCGTTGCTCGGTCGAATCCACCGGCGGTTCGGTCTACAACATCAACACGATCCGTTCGGGCGAGCTCGACTTCGGCATCGCCCAGTCGGACTGGCAGTACCACGCCTACAAGGGCGACTCGAAATTCTCCGATCAGGGTCCGTTCAAGAAGCTGCGCGCAGTGTTCTCGATCCACCCCGAGCCCTTCACCGTCGTCGCGCGTGCCGATAGCGGCATCAAGAACTTCGCCGACCTCAAGGGCAAGCGCGTGAACATCGGCAACCCCGGTTCGGGTCAGCGCGGCACCATGGAAGTGCTGATGGACGCGATGGGCTGGAAAACCTCGGACTTCGCGCTCGCAACCGAGCTGAAGGCAGCCGAGCAGTCGAAAGCGCTCTGCGACAACCAGATCGACGCGATGGTCTACACCGTGGGTCACCCCTCGGGTTCGATCCAGGAAGCCACCACCTCGTGCGACGCGACCCTCGTGAACGTCACGGGTGACGCGGTCGACAAGCTGGTCGCCGACAACCCCTACTACGCGAAAGCCACCATTCCGGGCGGCATGTATCGCGGCAACCCCGACGACACGCAGACCTTCGGTGTGCGCGCGACTCTCGTGACCTCGGCGGATGAGCCCGATGACGTCGTCTACGCTCTGGTGAAGTCGGTCTTCGACAACTTCGACGAGTTCAAGAAGCTGCACCCGGCCTTCGCGCATCTGACGCCGGAAGAAATGGTCACCAAGGGCATCTCGGCTCCGATCCATCCGGGCGCTCTGAAGTACTATAAGGAGCAGGGCTGGATTAAATAA
- a CDS encoding MurR/RpiR family transcriptional regulator: MSGSFEQRLAAQYGNLSARLREAGDYIADNPVSIATRSLRTLASESNLAPATFTRLAHALEYENFEELRETMRDQIGRRVSPFADRADRLQKDAVDPQSSFLNRYAAATQDNIAALTAAIEPGRLEAVADKLAAARRVVLLGALGSTGIAEYTAYIANFLGDNWELGARAGSSLGATLAGLDERDAVLVITKPPFARSTIRSAIHAHEQGAYVALITDSRSCPALHAADETFIVPTDSPHFYTSYVATLFLLEAILALVAKRAGPRATERIAEVERRNRLLDEVYVR, translated from the coding sequence TTGTCCGGCAGTTTCGAACAGCGATTGGCTGCGCAATATGGCAACCTTTCCGCGCGCTTGCGTGAGGCGGGAGACTATATCGCAGACAACCCGGTGAGCATCGCCACCCGTTCGCTGCGCACGCTGGCGAGCGAATCGAACCTTGCGCCCGCGACCTTCACCCGCCTCGCCCATGCGCTCGAATACGAGAATTTCGAAGAGCTGCGCGAGACCATGCGCGACCAGATCGGTCGCCGTGTGTCCCCCTTCGCGGACCGCGCCGATCGGCTGCAGAAGGATGCCGTCGATCCGCAGAGCAGCTTCCTCAACCGCTATGCCGCGGCCACGCAGGACAATATCGCAGCCCTGACCGCCGCGATCGAGCCGGGGCGGCTCGAGGCCGTGGCCGACAAGCTCGCCGCTGCGCGCCGGGTGGTGCTGCTGGGCGCGCTCGGCTCGACGGGGATCGCGGAGTACACCGCCTATATCGCCAATTTCCTAGGCGATAACTGGGAGCTGGGCGCACGGGCGGGTTCGTCTCTGGGCGCCACGCTCGCGGGGCTCGACGAGCGCGACGCGGTTCTGGTGATCACCAAGCCGCCCTTCGCGCGCTCCACCATCCGCAGCGCGATCCATGCCCATGAACAGGGCGCCTATGTCGCGCTGATTACCGACAGCCGCAGCTGTCCGGCGCTGCACGCGGCCGATGAGACCTTCATCGTGCCCACCGACAGCCCGCATTTCTACACGAGTTACGTCGCCACGCTGTTCTTGCTCGAAGCAATTCTGGCGCTGGTGGCGAAGCGCGCGGGACCCCGCGCAACCGAACGGATCGCCGAGGTCGAACGGCGTAACAGGCTTCTCGACGAAGTCTATGTGCGCTGA
- a CDS encoding aspartate aminotransferase family protein: MSHVFPRHTKSNAPLAVKGDGIYILDANGKRYLDGSGGAAVSCLGHSDADVIAAIKDQIDNIAFAHTGFFTSAPAERLADRLIAHAPGSLDRVYFTSGGSEAVESALKMARQYFVEKGEPSRSHFIARRQSYHGNTLGALAAGGNAWRREKFNPLLIDVSHIAPVHEYRWREEGETAEEYGLRVANELEAEIQRLGAENVIGFIAEPVVGATMGAVPPVKGYLKRIREICDQYGILLILDEVMCGMGRTGTLFACEQDGIAPDIVTIAKGLGAGYQPIGAALCTSEIYDAFVNGSGFFQHGHTYIGHPTATAAGDAVVKKLTEGGLVARAAQQGEVLDAALREAFGQHPNIGDIRGRGMFRGLEIVADRATKEPMDPAKAINKKLKAAAFEAGLVCYPMGGTIDGQRGDHILLAPPFIITDDQIGELVEKLGTAIREVLG; encoded by the coding sequence ATGAGTCACGTATTCCCGCGCCACACGAAGTCCAACGCGCCCTTGGCGGTAAAGGGCGACGGTATCTACATCCTCGATGCCAACGGGAAGCGATATCTCGATGGGTCCGGGGGCGCGGCGGTGTCCTGCCTCGGTCACTCTGACGCTGACGTGATTGCCGCGATCAAGGATCAGATCGACAATATCGCCTTCGCGCATACCGGTTTCTTCACCTCCGCACCCGCCGAACGGCTAGCCGACCGCCTTATCGCTCACGCACCGGGGAGCCTCGACCGCGTCTATTTCACGTCCGGGGGATCGGAGGCTGTGGAAAGCGCACTCAAGATGGCGCGGCAGTATTTCGTCGAGAAGGGCGAGCCGAGCCGGTCGCATTTCATCGCGCGCCGCCAGTCCTATCACGGCAACACGCTGGGCGCGCTGGCCGCTGGCGGCAATGCGTGGCGCCGCGAGAAATTCAACCCGCTGCTGATCGACGTGAGCCACATCGCGCCCGTGCATGAATACCGCTGGCGCGAGGAAGGCGAGACCGCCGAGGAATACGGTCTGCGCGTCGCCAACGAGCTGGAGGCCGAGATTCAGCGCCTCGGGGCGGAGAACGTGATCGGCTTCATCGCCGAGCCGGTCGTCGGCGCCACGATGGGCGCAGTGCCGCCGGTGAAGGGCTATTTAAAGCGTATCCGCGAGATCTGCGACCAATACGGCATCCTGCTGATCCTCGACGAGGTCATGTGCGGGATGGGCCGGACCGGCACGCTGTTCGCCTGCGAGCAGGACGGGATCGCGCCCGATATCGTCACCATCGCAAAGGGGCTCGGCGCGGGTTACCAGCCCATCGGGGCGGCGCTCTGCACCTCCGAGATTTACGACGCCTTCGTCAACGGCTCGGGCTTCTTCCAGCACGGCCACACCTATATCGGCCACCCGACCGCAACCGCCGCCGGTGATGCCGTGGTGAAGAAACTGACCGAGGGCGGGCTCGTCGCGCGGGCGGCGCAGCAGGGCGAAGTGCTCGACGCGGCGCTGCGTGAGGCGTTCGGCCAGCATCCCAATATCGGCGACATCCGCGGGCGCGGCATGTTCCGCGGGCTGGAAATCGTGGCCGACCGTGCCACGAAAGAGCCGATGGACCCGGCCAAGGCGATCAACAAGAAGCTCAAGGCGGCGGCCTTCGAGGCGGGGCTCGTCTGCTACCCGATGGGGGGCACGATCGACGGCCAGCGCGGCGACCACATCCTGCTCGCGCCGCCCTTCATCATCACCGACGACCAGATCGGGGAATTGGTGGAAAAGCTCGGCACCGCGATCCGCGAGGTTCTCGGGTGA
- a CDS encoding 3-keto-5-aminohexanoate cleavage protein: MSLPHIMVAPNGATKTKTDHPALPITLDEIAQTALACRDAGAGALHLHLRDDAGGHLLDSGAYAEALAHLRPLLGEMATQITTEAAGRYEPGHQRYVALNSGAKMVSVSAREMLRDHELLAMKFYEEAAERGIRVQHILYSREDAEALARVLPDRLLRDPELQLIFVMGRYIAGQVSTPAMLDPFLDWMQAEAITPDWAICAFGSGETDCLRNALAKGGKARVGFENSLVMADGTTAPDNAARVAEIAAL, encoded by the coding sequence GTGAGCCTGCCGCATATCATGGTCGCGCCGAACGGGGCGACCAAGACGAAGACCGACCACCCGGCGCTGCCGATCACCTTGGACGAGATTGCGCAGACCGCGCTGGCCTGCCGCGACGCCGGGGCAGGGGCGCTGCATCTGCATCTGCGCGACGATGCGGGCGGGCACCTGCTCGATAGTGGCGCCTATGCCGAGGCGCTGGCCCATCTGCGTCCGCTTCTGGGTGAGATGGCGACTCAGATCACCACCGAGGCTGCGGGCCGCTACGAACCCGGACACCAGCGCTATGTCGCGCTGAACTCGGGCGCTAAGATGGTCTCGGTCTCGGCGCGCGAGATGCTGCGCGATCATGAATTGCTGGCGATGAAATTCTACGAGGAAGCCGCCGAGCGCGGCATCAGGGTCCAGCATATCCTCTATTCCCGCGAGGATGCCGAGGCGCTGGCACGCGTCCTGCCCGACCGCCTGCTGCGCGATCCGGAGCTGCAACTGATCTTCGTGATGGGCCGCTATATCGCCGGGCAGGTCTCGACGCCTGCGATGCTCGACCCCTTCCTCGACTGGATGCAGGCCGAGGCGATCACCCCCGACTGGGCGATCTGCGCCTTCGGTTCGGGCGAAACCGACTGCCTGCGCAATGCGCTCGCCAAGGGTGGCAAGGCGCGCGTCGGGTTCGAGAACTCGCTGGTGATGGCGGACGGCACCACCGCGCCCGACAACGCCGCGCGCGTGGCCGAGATCGCAGCCCTTTAA
- a CDS encoding dihydrolipoyl dehydrogenase, giving the protein MSQHARVVIIGSGSAGLSALREVRHATDDFLIVNDGHWGTTCAESGCMPSKALIEAANAFHRRHDFEAFGISGAEALRIDVPAVMARMKRMRDGFTKSPRKVPKALGDKAISGRATLLGPNRIEIAGHGEVTADAIILATGSSPVLPGPWKTFGERILTTDTLFTLDDLPKRIAVIGMGAIGVELAQAMARMGIEVAGFDALESVAGMTDPEVAALLRDAIAAELPLHLGAPAEISEGNAGSLIVKGAGGAEFEADAVLAAMGRRPNIAGLGLETLGVPLDDHGMPEVDASTTQIGDLRVFLAGDANAIRPILHEAADEGHIAGRNAVTETPRCYRRRTSMAIAFSAPNAVRVGQSFKDLNGQDILIGSADFATQSRARLAEEAYGMIRIYAVPESGKLLGCEMALPEGEHFAHLFGLAIQSGMSAYDMLAMPFYHPVVEEGLRSALRDIARQLPEEDRSDLADCPEKGHPALD; this is encoded by the coding sequence ATGTCACAACACGCGCGCGTCGTTATCATCGGTTCTGGCTCGGCCGGGCTGTCTGCCCTGCGCGAAGTGCGCCATGCGACCGATGACTTCCTGATCGTCAACGACGGCCATTGGGGCACGACCTGTGCCGAAAGCGGCTGCATGCCCTCCAAGGCGCTGATCGAAGCCGCCAACGCCTTCCACCGCCGCCACGATTTCGAGGCCTTCGGGATTTCCGGCGCCGAGGCGCTGCGCATCGATGTGCCCGCCGTGATGGCGCGGATGAAACGGATGCGCGACGGGTTCACGAAATCCCCGCGCAAGGTCCCCAAAGCCCTTGGCGACAAGGCGATCTCGGGCCGCGCGACTCTCCTTGGTCCGAACCGGATCGAGATCGCGGGCCATGGCGAGGTCACCGCCGATGCGATCATCCTCGCGACGGGCTCGTCGCCGGTGCTGCCGGGGCCGTGGAAGACCTTTGGTGAGCGCATCCTGACCACCGATACGCTGTTCACTCTCGACGATCTGCCCAAGCGGATCGCGGTGATCGGCATGGGCGCGATCGGGGTGGAGCTGGCACAGGCGATGGCGCGGATGGGGATCGAGGTCGCGGGCTTCGATGCATTGGAAAGCGTCGCCGGCATGACCGACCCCGAGGTCGCAGCACTCCTGCGCGACGCGATCGCGGCGGAGCTGCCGCTGCATCTGGGCGCCCCGGCAGAGATTTCCGAAGGCAATGCGGGCAGCCTGATCGTGAAAGGCGCAGGCGGCGCGGAATTCGAGGCCGACGCCGTGCTCGCCGCGATGGGCCGCCGCCCCAATATCGCGGGGCTCGGGCTGGAGACGCTGGGCGTGCCGCTCGACGATCACGGGATGCCCGAGGTCGACGCCTCCACCACCCAGATCGGCGATCTACGAGTGTTCCTCGCGGGCGACGCGAACGCGATCCGCCCAATCCTGCACGAAGCCGCCGATGAGGGGCACATCGCGGGGCGCAACGCGGTGACCGAGACCCCGCGCTGCTATCGCCGCCGGACCTCGATGGCCATCGCCTTCAGCGCGCCCAATGCGGTGCGCGTGGGGCAAAGCTTCAAGGATCTGAACGGGCAGGACATCCTGATCGGCAGCGCGGATTTCGCGACGCAATCGCGCGCGCGGCTGGCCGAGGAAGCCTATGGAATGATCCGCATCTACGCCGTGCCCGAGAGCGGCAAGCTGCTGGGCTGCGAGATGGCGCTGCCCGAGGGCGAGCATTTCGCGCATCTCTTCGGCCTCGCGATCCAGTCGGGCATGAGCGCTTATGACATGCTGGCGATGCCTTTCTATCACCCGGTGGTCGAGGAAGGCCTGCGCAGCGCCCTGCGCGACATCGCCCGGCAACTGCCCGAGGAAGACCGGTCGGACCTCGCCGATTGCCCCGAGAAAGGGCATCCGGCGCTCGATTAA
- a CDS encoding glycosyltransferase, with amino-acid sequence MTTITCILPAYNEAPRIGAVLERVLDHRQIAEVIVIDDGSSDGTAEIAEGYRDAHPHLRVLRQTQNGGKTAAVAAGIAEAAGSHLLLLDSDLLGLTHADLGALIAPVANGEADVTISLRRNAPRIWRVIGLDYISGERVIPREMLDERLEALNALPRFGLEVFMNRLWIAERARIAVVSWPGVDSPMKSAKLGNWRAGVAADARMIRDIFRTIAPHRALGQIVAMRSLRVRGEAQALPRKWLERIPR; translated from the coding sequence ATGACGACGATCACCTGCATTCTGCCCGCCTATAACGAGGCCCCGCGGATCGGCGCGGTGCTGGAGCGTGTGCTGGACCATCGCCAGATCGCCGAGGTGATCGTGATCGACGACGGCTCGAGCGATGGCACCGCCGAGATCGCCGAAGGCTATCGCGACGCCCATCCGCATCTGCGGGTGCTGCGCCAGACGCAGAACGGCGGGAAAACCGCAGCCGTGGCTGCCGGGATCGCGGAGGCCGCAGGCAGCCACCTGCTGCTGCTCGACAGCGATCTGCTGGGGCTGACCCATGCCGATCTGGGCGCGCTGATCGCGCCGGTGGCGAATGGGGAGGCCGATGTCACGATCAGCCTGCGCCGCAACGCGCCGCGCATCTGGCGGGTGATCGGGCTCGATTACATCTCGGGCGAGCGAGTGATCCCGCGCGAGATGCTGGACGAACGGCTGGAGGCGCTCAACGCCCTGCCCCGCTTCGGGCTGGAAGTGTTCATGAACCGGCTGTGGATCGCAGAGCGCGCCCGGATCGCCGTCGTCTCCTGGCCCGGCGTCGACAGTCCGATGAAATCCGCGAAGCTGGGCAATTGGCGCGCGGGCGTCGCCGCCGACGCACGCATGATCCGCGATATCTTCCGCACCATCGCGCCGCATCGCGCGCTCGGCCAGATCGTGGCGATGCGCAGCCTGCGGGTTCGCGGCGAGGCGCAGGCTTTACCGCGCAAGTGGTTGGAACGTATACCTCGCTGA
- a CDS encoding DedA family protein, whose product MIGLETISVLMAKHGLAVLAPIAVLEGPIVTVIAAWLASQNMFSVWSVAIIVILADLVGDLGLYALGRWGLNRMPKKWRDKLGLSRARLVSAARHFQNKGIKTLVFGKLTHSAGAPVLVAAGVARMNVWVFLLTNLIATIPKSLAFVALGYWLGSHIGKIDSWLSKGSLILLVVIILGGTIWFYRRKRSHT is encoded by the coding sequence ATGATCGGCCTCGAGACGATCTCCGTATTGATGGCGAAACACGGCCTGGCCGTGCTGGCGCCGATTGCGGTGCTCGAAGGGCCGATCGTGACGGTGATCGCGGCGTGGCTCGCCAGCCAGAACATGTTCTCGGTCTGGTCGGTCGCGATCATCGTGATCCTTGCCGATCTCGTCGGCGATCTGGGGCTCTATGCGCTTGGCCGATGGGGGCTGAACCGGATGCCCAAGAAGTGGCGCGACAAGCTGGGCCTGAGCCGCGCGCGGCTCGTGAGCGCGGCGCGGCACTTCCAGAACAAGGGGATCAAGACGCTGGTCTTCGGCAAGCTGACCCATTCGGCGGGCGCGCCGGTGCTGGTCGCGGCCGGAGTCGCGCGGATGAATGTCTGGGTCTTCCTGCTCACGAACCTGATCGCCACGATCCCGAAATCGCTGGCCTTCGTGGCGCTCGGCTATTGGCTCGGCTCGCATATCGGGAAGATCGACAGCTGGCTGTCGAAAGGCTCGCTGATCCTGCTGGTCGTGATCATTCTCGGTGGCACGATCTGGTTCTATCGCCGCAAGAGGTCGCACACATGA
- a CDS encoding ceramide glucosyltransferase, which translates to MTIVLLSLAALLGLTLTAHLLSAAMTAWRESRPPKPVPDDLPFIALMRPVCGVDPFDAETLGSSFNLDYPNYEVIFCAPSERDPACALVRRLIEENPQVRARLLTGLDAVSGNPKLNNLHKGLSATEAEWLAMADSNLLLPRDYLQRLAAEWRPGTGLVSAPPVAERPGNLWGAVEAAFLNTNQARWQVTADMIGMGFAQGKSLFWRRDILMAGGGFAALGRNMAEDVASTKLVRRQGLKVRLTRHLFAQPIGMRSARAVWDRQLRWSKVRRDGFVMIFAAEIAQGPFLPFLAALALAALGAMPWIALPLLVALWYGAEVLLARIAGWPASARDIAGFAIRDAMLPALWLMTWFGRDFTWRGNDMTHRDVARSDAPVTE; encoded by the coding sequence ATGACGATCGTTCTGCTCTCCCTCGCAGCCCTTCTGGGCCTCACCCTCACGGCGCATCTTCTCAGCGCTGCGATGACCGCATGGCGCGAGTCCCGCCCGCCGAAGCCGGTGCCCGACGACCTGCCTTTCATCGCGCTGATGCGCCCGGTCTGCGGGGTCGATCCCTTCGATGCCGAGACGCTGGGCTCCTCCTTCAACCTCGACTATCCGAATTACGAGGTGATCTTCTGCGCGCCGTCGGAGCGCGACCCCGCCTGCGCACTGGTCCGCCGCCTGATCGAAGAGAACCCGCAGGTGCGCGCACGGCTTCTGACCGGGCTCGACGCGGTGTCGGGCAATCCGAAGCTGAACAATCTGCACAAGGGGCTGTCGGCGACCGAGGCGGAGTGGCTCGCGATGGCCGACAGCAATCTGCTCTTGCCGCGCGACTACCTGCAGCGGCTGGCGGCGGAGTGGCGGCCCGGCACAGGGCTCGTATCCGCCCCGCCGGTGGCCGAGCGCCCGGGCAATCTCTGGGGCGCGGTGGAGGCGGCTTTCCTCAACACCAATCAGGCGCGCTGGCAGGTGACCGCCGACATGATCGGGATGGGCTTCGCGCAAGGAAAATCGCTGTTCTGGCGGCGCGACATCCTGATGGCGGGCGGCGGTTTCGCGGCGCTCGGGCGCAACATGGCCGAAGATGTGGCCTCGACCAAGCTGGTGCGCCGTCAGGGCCTGAAGGTGCGGCTGACGCGGCACCTTTTCGCGCAACCGATCGGGATGCGCTCGGCCCGCGCGGTCTGGGACCGCCAGCTGCGCTGGTCCAAGGTGCGCCGCGACGGGTTCGTGATGATTTTCGCAGCCGAGATCGCGCAGGGCCCGTTCCTGCCCTTCCTCGCCGCGCTTGCCCTGGCCGCGTTGGGCGCGATGCCGTGGATCGCCCTGCCGCTTCTGGTGGCGCTGTGGTACGGTGCCGAGGTGCTGCTCGCCCGGATCGCCGGCTGGCCTGCCTCGGCGCGCGACATTGCGGGCTTCGCGATCCGCGACGCGATGCTGCCCGCGCTGTGGCTGATGACTTGGTTCGGGCGCGATTTCACCTGGCGCGGCAATGACATGACCCACCGGGACGTCGCCCGCAGCGACGCCCCCGTCACGGAGTAA
- a CDS encoding UDP-2,3-diacylglucosamine diphosphatase produces the protein MSRSRHHNKQRYRSLFLSDFHLGSRGCSPGPILDFLQSVQADAIYLVGDILDLWHGGPVQWSEIHAEIIETLEAHAEAGTRIVYLPGNHDAALRAPGMNFLSFELTETALHVGADGQRYLIVHGDQCDARILRWHAMTRFGSRMDALFRGIDAWLRRRRDVSETERTLIQLAIEGINQLIARGSGYEHRLIALASEAGVDGIICGHSHKPALRDVDGLTYANCGDWVDSLTALAEDSSGALQLLQWGAEPAAVTETGTRPAVAKVRA, from the coding sequence ATGAGCCGATCGCGCCATCACAACAAACAACGCTACCGCAGCCTTTTCCTGTCGGATTTCCACCTCGGATCGCGCGGGTGCAGCCCCGGCCCGATCCTCGATTTCCTGCAAAGCGTTCAGGCCGACGCGATCTACCTCGTCGGCGACATCCTCGATCTCTGGCATGGCGGGCCCGTGCAATGGAGCGAGATCCATGCCGAGATCATCGAGACCCTCGAAGCCCATGCCGAGGCCGGGACGCGCATCGTCTATCTGCCCGGCAATCACGATGCGGCGCTGCGTGCGCCGGGGATGAATTTCCTCAGTTTCGAGCTGACCGAGACGGCGCTGCATGTCGGCGCGGACGGGCAACGCTACCTCATCGTGCATGGCGATCAATGCGACGCGCGTATCCTGCGCTGGCACGCGATGACCCGTTTCGGGAGCCGGATGGACGCGCTGTTTCGCGGCATCGATGCGTGGCTGCGCCGTCGCCGCGACGTGTCTGAGACCGAGCGCACCCTGATCCAGCTTGCGATCGAAGGCATCAATCAGCTGATCGCGCGCGGCTCGGGCTATGAGCATCGCTTGATCGCGCTGGCCTCCGAAGCCGGGGTCGACGGGATCATCTGCGGCCACTCGCACAAGCCTGCTTTGCGCGATGTCGACGGGCTGACCTATGCCAATTGCGGCGATTGGGTGGACAGCCTGACCGCCCTGGCCGAGGATAGTTCCGGCGCATTGCAACTTCTTCAATGGGGCGCGGAGCCCGCTGCGGTCACCGAGACCGGCACCCGCCCCGCCGTCGCAAAGGTTCGCGCATGA
- the uraH gene encoding hydroxyisourate hydrolase gives MAGYLTTHVLDTARGCPAEGLKITLFALDEAGRVPLAEMVTNADGRTDSPILPVERFRTGKFELVFAAGDYLRASGQGAAEPLFLDEIPIRFGMNDAEAHCHVPLLLSPYGYSTYRGS, from the coding sequence ATGGCAGGATATCTGACCACCCATGTGCTCGACACGGCACGGGGATGCCCGGCGGAAGGGCTCAAGATCACGCTCTTCGCGCTCGACGAGGCAGGCCGTGTGCCGCTGGCCGAGATGGTGACGAATGCCGATGGGCGCACCGACTCGCCGATCCTGCCGGTGGAGCGGTTTCGCACCGGCAAGTTCGAACTGGTTTTCGCCGCGGGCGACTATCTGAGGGCGAGCGGGCAGGGGGCGGCAGAGCCGCTTTTCCTCGATGAAATCCCGATCCGCTTCGGCATGAATGACGCCGAGGCGCATTGCCACGTGCCGCTTCTGCTCTCGCCTTACGGCTACTCCACTTATCGCGGCAGCTGA
- a CDS encoding urate hydroxylase PuuD: MDYTFFLEWVQFAVRWLHVITAIAWIGSSFYFIALDLGLVPEPGAPKGVHGAAWQVHGGGFYHIQKYLVAPAQMPDRLTWFKWESYMTWLSGFAMMVVLYWTQAQFYLIDPRVMELPVWEAILISIGSLALGWLLYDLICKSSFGENNTRLMLGLYVILVAMAWGYTQVFSGRAALLHLGAFTATIMTANVFLIIIPNQKIVVADLMAGRTPDPKYGKIAKQRSTHNNYLTLPVIFLMLSNHYPLAFASAYNWLIASLVFLMGVTIRHFFNTHHAHKGKPWWTWGATAALFVAIVWLSSIPKADAGEDMEDSAMLTPFEQRFAAAPGFDEVSGIVMGRCSMCHANEPGYEGIGHAPKGIKLETPREIAAAARQIYVQAGLTDAMPPANLSYMEPQERAAIRAWFRAGEAGTQRASETDRAEATIAAPHPNAS, encoded by the coding sequence ATGGATTACACGTTTTTTCTGGAATGGGTGCAGTTCGCGGTACGCTGGCTGCATGTGATCACCGCGATCGCGTGGATCGGGTCGTCCTTCTATTTCATCGCGCTTGATCTGGGGCTGGTGCCCGAGCCCGGTGCCCCCAAGGGCGTGCATGGCGCGGCCTGGCAGGTCCATGGCGGCGGCTTTTACCATATTCAGAAATACCTCGTCGCACCTGCGCAGATGCCCGACCGGCTGACCTGGTTCAAATGGGAAAGCTACATGACGTGGCTTTCGGGCTTTGCGATGATGGTGGTTCTGTATTGGACGCAGGCGCAGTTCTACCTGATCGATCCGCGGGTGATGGAGCTGCCCGTTTGGGAGGCGATCCTGATTTCGATCGGCTCGCTCGCGCTGGGTTGGCTCCTCTACGACCTGATCTGCAAGTCGAGCTTTGGCGAGAATAACACGCGGCTGATGCTGGGGCTCTATGTCATTCTCGTCGCGATGGCCTGGGGCTATACGCAGGTCTTCTCCGGCCGTGCGGCGCTGCTGCATCTGGGCGCCTTCACCGCGACGATCATGACCGCGAATGTGTTCCTGATCATTATTCCGAACCAGAAGATCGTGGTCGCCGATCTCATGGCGGGGCGCACGCCCGATCCGAAATACGGCAAGATCGCCAAACAGCGCTCGACGCATAACAACTACCTGACGCTGCCGGTCATCTTCCTGATGCTGTCGAACCATTATCCGCTGGCCTTCGCGAGCGCGTATAACTGGCTGATCGCCTCTCTGGTGTTCCTGATGGGCGTGACGATCCGGCATTTCTTCAACACCCATCACGCCCATAAGGGAAAGCCCTGGTGGACATGGGGTGCGACCGCGGCGCTGTTCGTCGCGATCGTTTGGCTATCCTCGATCCCGAAAGCGGATGCTGGCGAGGACATGGAGGACAGCGCAATGCTTACCCCCTTCGAGCAACGCTTCGCCGCGGCGCCCGGTTTCGACGAGGTGAGCGGGATCGTCATGGGGCGCTGTTCGATGTGCCATGCGAACGAGCCCGGCTATGAAGGGATCGGTCATGCGCCGAAGGGCATCAAGCTGGAGACGCCGCGCGAAATCGCCGCCGCCGCACGGCAGATCTATGTGCAAGCTGGGCTGACCGATGCGATGCCCCCCGCGAATTTGAGCTACATGGAGCCGCAGGAGCGCGCCGCCATCCGGGCTTGGTTCCGGGCGGGCGAGGCCGGGACGCAACGAGCAAGCGAGACGGATCGGGCGGAGGCCACGATCGCTGCACCCCATCCCAACGCGTCCTGA